The window CATCCATTAAAATTTTTAAATGGTCCACTGAAATTTTAAGATGAGGTGATGCATTAATAAAAAGGCGAAATAGTCGCTGAGGGTTTTTTGTCTGCCATTGCTCGACAATTGATTTTATCACTAAATCCAGGGCAATATCTGTCATTTCTGTAATATGACCGGTACGACTGAGAGAAAGCAAACTCTCGGTCAATTCTTTCATCTCCTGAGCAGTTTTTTCTATGGCATCGATGGCTTCTTTACGTACCTCTGGATTTTCATCTCCCCACCTTTGTAGCATTTGAATATAACCAATAATTGAACTCAAAGGGGTCCTTAGCTGATGGGAAACATTGGAAACAAACCTTTTCTGAATTAAATATCCTTGTTCAAAGGAATGTAACATTTTGTTGAGTGCTAACTTTAATTCCTCTATTTCATCCAATGTCGAAGCCACTGAAAAGCGGGAGGATAAATTTTCTGAGCTCATTTTATAGAGGGTTCGGTTCAATTCCCGTAAAGGCTTTAACCAGTATTCGGATAAAAAATAACCAACAAATAAAACTAAACCTGCTAAAATTGGTATTAAATACCAGGCAACTATTCGAATTCGCTCTAAAGAACGAATCGAGGTGCTGACATTTTTCCCCAATAAATAATCTCCCCCAGATCGATCAATTGAAACAAAAAGAAAATGC of the Candidatus Atribacteria bacterium ADurb.Bin276 genome contains:
- the qseC gene encoding Sensor protein QseC, whose protein sequence is MKLSVRMTLFNFICLFALTLLAFSILYGFSRKSILTSEEEDIFRRSQAGGMRMMHGLMARGRAFPGDFLVGTRDNQTLKVVQNPWDLDPQLWKEGLVERDGEHFLFVSIDRSGGDYLLGKNVSTSIRSLERIRIVAWYLIPILAGLVLFVGYFLSEYWLKPLRELNRTLYKMSSENLSSRFSVASTLDEIEELKLALNKMLHSFEQGYLIQKRFVSNVSHQLRTPLSSIIGYIQMLQRWGDENPEVRKEAIDAIEKTAQEMKELTESLLSLSRTGHITEMTDIALDLVIKSIVEQWQTKNPQRLFRLFINASPHLKISVDHLKILMDVLLDNALKYSMEQIDITIDEKNIIVRDYGPGIPAEIQARLGERFLRGRNTVEKPGWGVGLSLAFEIADKFGWKLFFENATPGPGLKVLMVFSPNQTIASDNK